The nucleotide window AGATGGAAGGGGCCGATCGCTGCTGTGGCTTGGGGGGCACCTTCAACGTCTATCACTACGGCTCCTCCATGACCATCAACGAAGCCAAAAGCCGTGCAATTATCGCCACCTCTTCCCAGGCGGTGGTCACCGGATGTCCGGGCTGCATGATGCAGCTCTCCGACGGCCTTAAACAGCACGGTTCTTCCATCGAGGTACTGCATACCCTGCAAATCCTGGCACGCAGGCTGACTGATTCCAAACATTGATGCGCCGGCCCCAGGTCTGAAACCCGGGGCTTTTTTCTTTTCCCCTCCCCTGCTCCAACCCCCTTTTTTATCTAAAATAAACTTTTTTTCGGGGCCTGTTTTGGCCTTTTTTATTCCCAATAAAATTATATTGACAACACCGGGCAAATTGTATACAAACGCCGCAATCAAAACTGGTTATATTCCAGACAGGTGGCGGCATGACGGATTTTAACATCGGGGCGAAAATCAAAAAACTCCGCTTGGCAAAGAAGCTTACCCTGCAGGCTGTCGCCAAGGAGACCGGTTTTTCCCCGGCTTTGATCTCCCAGATCGAAAACAACAACGTCTCTCCCCCCATTGCCACGCTTTCGAAAATCGCCAAATTCTTCGATGTAAAAATCGGTATGTTTTTCGCCGAGGATGAAGAGGAATGCCGCTTTGAAGTAGTGCGCGCCAACGAGCGCAAGGCCATTCCCCGGGTTATTTCCCGGGCCGGCACCAGCCAGGGCTATTCCTACGAATCCCTCTCCTTTCACAAGCAGAACAAAAAGATGGAGCCTTTTCTGCTGACGGTCGCGGAAAAGGTTTCGGAAGAAAACACATACAGCCACGACGGCGAGGAATTCCTTTTCATCATGAAGGGCACTGCGGAGCTGCTGCTGGATGACCGGCGCATCACCCTCGACGAAGGGGATTGCGTCTACTTCGACTCTGCCCTCAGGCACCGCCTGCTTTCCAAGGACGGCGAAGAGGTCAAGGTATTGGCAGTGGTTGCACGATAAGCTTCAGGCCCTCCCGCGGTTACCGGTCACTAATCCATCAAAAGAGCGCCTGCCTGGATGAAGTGGGCAGACTCGAAATATCCCGACAATCAGTGCAGTTGCAAAAATCCA belongs to Geobacter sp. SVR and includes:
- a CDS encoding helix-turn-helix domain-containing protein; amino-acid sequence: MTDFNIGAKIKKLRLAKKLTLQAVAKETGFSPALISQIENNNVSPPIATLSKIAKFFDVKIGMFFAEDEEECRFEVVRANERKAIPRVISRAGTSQGYSYESLSFHKQNKKMEPFLLTVAEKVSEENTYSHDGEEFLFIMKGTAELLLDDRRITLDEGDCVYFDSALRHRLLSKDGEEVKVLAVVAR